A genome region from Natronosalvus rutilus includes the following:
- a CDS encoding NADH-quinone oxidoreductase subunit N has protein sequence MVNALIPAEWLALAPTLVLALTAMVLFVFDSISPRSTNRPALAGIAAIGAIVSLAIAVWFAVAGTGSENADAGYDLWFVVGESQAGAGAINLFGGQMVVDQMALFFMIVVAVVTAMVAIASYDYMAGHTYQAEYYSLLLLAATGMSTMAAANSLVTIFLALELASLPSYALVSILKTNRGSVEAGLKYFLIGAFSSAIFVFGISLVYGVTGHLQLEAIADVVTGEAEPGSGHDVSEMGGLLGLGLLMLIGGFAYKTSSVPFHFWAPEAYEGAPAPISAFLSSASKAAGFVILFRVFTTAFPLEATAEIIGLEWTHAFIILAIATMTVGNFAAATQENVKRMLAYSSVGHAGYALIGLAGLTVDGGELVLGAAMMHLLVYGFMNTGAFLFVALAEYWGVGRTFEDYNGLATRAPVACAALAVFMFSLAGIPPFGGFWSKYFLFTGSLEAASANPAMLIVAATLVINSALSLYYYSRLVKAVWIDDPVSGVDRDFGGSPTGLYAAIVFAAVMTLVLLPGFGPVADLAIDAASAVVVS, from the coding sequence CATCAGCCCGCGGTCGACAAACCGTCCGGCACTCGCCGGCATCGCCGCCATCGGCGCGATCGTCTCGCTCGCCATCGCGGTCTGGTTCGCCGTCGCGGGAACCGGCTCCGAGAACGCCGACGCCGGCTACGACCTCTGGTTCGTCGTCGGCGAGTCCCAGGCCGGGGCCGGCGCCATCAACCTCTTCGGCGGCCAGATGGTCGTCGACCAGATGGCGCTGTTCTTCATGATCGTCGTCGCCGTCGTCACCGCGATGGTGGCGATCGCGAGCTACGACTACATGGCCGGACACACCTACCAGGCCGAGTACTACTCGCTGCTCTTGCTCGCGGCGACCGGGATGTCGACGATGGCTGCTGCAAACAGCCTCGTCACCATCTTCCTCGCCCTCGAGCTGGCGAGTCTCCCCTCTTACGCGCTCGTGTCCATTCTCAAGACCAACCGCGGGAGCGTCGAGGCCGGTCTGAAGTACTTCCTGATCGGCGCGTTCTCCTCGGCTATCTTCGTCTTCGGGATCAGCCTCGTCTACGGCGTCACCGGCCACCTGCAACTCGAGGCCATCGCGGACGTCGTCACGGGCGAAGCCGAGCCGGGGTCGGGCCACGACGTCTCCGAAATGGGCGGCCTGCTCGGACTCGGACTCCTGATGCTCATCGGTGGCTTCGCGTACAAGACCTCGAGCGTACCATTCCACTTCTGGGCGCCGGAAGCCTACGAGGGGGCGCCGGCACCGATCTCGGCGTTCCTCTCCTCGGCCTCGAAGGCCGCCGGCTTCGTGATCCTCTTTCGTGTGTTCACGACGGCCTTCCCGCTCGAGGCGACGGCCGAGATCATCGGCCTCGAGTGGACCCACGCGTTCATCATCCTGGCCATCGCCACGATGACGGTCGGGAACTTCGCGGCAGCCACCCAGGAGAACGTCAAGCGAATGCTCGCGTACTCCTCGGTCGGACACGCGGGCTACGCGCTGATCGGACTGGCCGGACTCACCGTCGACGGCGGCGAACTCGTTCTCGGCGCCGCGATGATGCACCTGCTGGTCTACGGCTTCATGAACACCGGCGCGTTCCTGTTCGTCGCCCTGGCGGAATACTGGGGCGTCGGCCGGACGTTCGAGGACTACAACGGCCTCGCGACCCGGGCGCCCGTCGCCTGTGCCGCCCTGGCCGTGTTCATGTTCAGCCTCGCCGGTATCCCGCCCTTCGGCGGCTTCTGGAGCAAGTACTTCCTGTTCACGGGCTCGCTCGAGGCGGCGTCGGCCAACCCCGCGATGTTGATCGTCGCGGCCACGCTGGTGATCAACAGCGCGCTGTCACTGTACTACTACTCGCGGCTCGTGAAGGCCGTCTGGATCGACGACCCCGTCTCGGGCGTCGACCGGGACTTCGGCGGCTCGCCGACGGGACTGTACGCGGCCATCGTCTTCGCGGCCGTGATGACGCTCGTCCTGTTGCCCGGCTTCGGGCCGGTCGCGGACCTCGCGATCGATGCGGCGAGTGCGGTCGTTGTCTCCTGA
- a CDS encoding DHH family phosphoesterase: MISRLVLGCGDVGQRVVERQPDSAPPPLRSTAGSATRARDREKLFVVSRDADVVETLREENVRARQGEPSERSLLEGLELEFESGSPDLVFVASDDSGENRRTLETAREVFPDAIFVAYVGESESEADRRADRQAIERQATHVVDSIETVVEWVAERTVSQGAQKAIELRAHLSQITGTLAVIAHDNPDPDAIASAVALVELAESVGVEAEACYYGEISHQENRAMVNLLDLDLRTLEPTDSLEAYDAFALVDHSRPGVNDQLPADLDIDIVIDHHPPRGPVPGEFYDLRQRVGATSTVLTEYLEYFGIDVDSQIATALLYGIRVDTRDFTREISPPDFEAAATLWNAVDFATLRKIEYPTVEGDTLDTVARAIKNRVQRGSVIAASAGRITDRDALPQAADQLLAMDGVDTTLVFGFRDEMVFVSARSRGNDLDLGETLRDAFDQIGSAGGHADMAGAQLEMGVLGDMEESTERESILNIVEEVITDRFFEAVDTQPGTPVGIYSQTSEMLFGSSAILDEQIEADAERDG; the protein is encoded by the coding sequence ATGATCTCCCGGCTCGTCCTCGGATGTGGGGACGTCGGACAACGCGTCGTCGAGCGGCAGCCGGACTCGGCACCGCCACCCCTTCGATCGACGGCTGGCTCCGCCACGAGGGCGCGCGACCGCGAGAAACTGTTCGTCGTCTCGAGGGACGCCGATGTCGTCGAGACGCTTCGGGAGGAGAACGTGCGGGCTCGTCAGGGCGAGCCGTCGGAGCGGTCGCTTCTCGAAGGTCTCGAGCTGGAGTTCGAATCCGGCTCGCCCGACCTCGTGTTCGTCGCCAGTGACGACAGCGGCGAGAACCGGCGGACGCTCGAGACGGCGCGTGAGGTATTTCCCGACGCGATATTCGTGGCGTACGTGGGAGAGAGCGAGTCCGAAGCGGACCGCCGGGCCGACAGGCAGGCCATCGAGCGTCAGGCGACCCACGTCGTCGATTCGATCGAAACCGTCGTCGAGTGGGTCGCCGAGCGAACGGTCTCCCAGGGGGCCCAGAAGGCGATCGAACTCCGGGCGCACCTCTCTCAGATCACGGGGACACTCGCCGTCATCGCACACGACAACCCCGATCCGGACGCCATCGCGAGCGCCGTCGCGCTGGTCGAACTCGCCGAGAGCGTCGGCGTCGAGGCCGAGGCCTGTTACTACGGCGAGATTTCCCACCAGGAGAACCGGGCGATGGTTAACTTGCTGGATCTCGACCTTCGCACGCTCGAGCCGACGGACTCCCTTGAGGCATACGACGCGTTCGCGCTCGTCGACCACTCCCGGCCCGGCGTGAACGACCAGCTCCCGGCCGACCTCGATATCGACATCGTGATCGACCACCATCCGCCGCGCGGCCCGGTCCCGGGCGAGTTCTACGACCTCCGCCAGCGCGTCGGCGCGACGAGTACGGTCCTCACCGAGTACCTCGAGTACTTCGGGATCGACGTCGACAGCCAGATCGCGACGGCGTTGCTCTACGGGATTCGCGTCGATACCAGGGACTTCACCCGGGAAATCTCACCACCCGACTTCGAGGCCGCCGCGACGCTCTGGAACGCCGTCGACTTCGCGACGCTTCGAAAGATCGAGTACCCGACCGTGGAGGGCGACACCCTCGATACCGTCGCGCGAGCGATCAAGAACCGCGTCCAGCGTGGATCGGTGATCGCCGCCAGCGCCGGCCGCATCACCGACCGCGACGCACTGCCCCAGGCAGCCGACCAACTGCTCGCCATGGATGGCGTCGACACGACCCTGGTCTTTGGCTTTCGCGACGAGATGGTGTTCGTCTCGGCTCGTTCACGTGGGAACGACCTCGACCTCGGGGAGACGCTTCGCGACGCGTTCGACCAGATCGGAAGCGCCGGCGGGCACGCCGACATGGCCGGGGCCCAGCTCGAGATGGGCGTCCTCGGCGACATGGAGGAGAGCACCGAGCGCGAGTCCATCCTGAATATCGTCGAGGAGGTAATCACGGACCGCTTCTTCGAGGCGGTGGATACCCAGCCAGGAACCCCCGTCGGCATCTACAGCCAGACCAGCGAGATGCTGTTCGGCTCGAGCGCCATCCTGGACGAGCAAATCGAAGCTGACGCCGAACGCGACGGGTGA
- a CDS encoding CBS domain-containing protein — protein MDIVTDSKPRVKDYMTRDVVTVSPDQTVASVAERIAESEEHSGFPVCDRRRVEGFVSARDLLLADDDAPIFRVMSRELIVAHPDMKVIDAARVILRSGIQKLPVVDDAGNLVGIIANADVIRSQIERATPEKVGKLMRTLENIHEVELRQERRMITLSDLTPTQGRVYADELEGRKYELERGLAEPLVVIDNAGELLLADGHHRVMAADRIDLDEMDAYVIVVDQRLDLGMAKTAKKEGLESICDIEVVDYARHPLVETTKRLQSSEQ, from the coding sequence ATGGACATCGTCACCGACAGCAAACCCCGCGTAAAGGACTACATGACGCGAGACGTGGTGACGGTCTCGCCCGACCAGACGGTGGCCTCGGTCGCCGAACGGATCGCCGAGAGCGAAGAACACAGCGGCTTCCCCGTCTGCGATCGCCGCCGCGTCGAGGGATTCGTGAGCGCGCGCGACCTCCTGCTCGCCGACGACGACGCCCCGATCTTCCGGGTGATGTCCCGCGAGTTGATCGTCGCCCACCCCGACATGAAAGTGATCGACGCCGCCAGAGTGATCCTCCGGTCGGGGATCCAGAAACTCCCGGTCGTCGACGACGCCGGCAACCTCGTGGGGATCATCGCGAACGCCGACGTGATCCGGAGCCAGATCGAACGCGCGACCCCCGAGAAGGTCGGGAAGCTCATGCGGACCCTCGAGAACATCCACGAGGTCGAGTTGCGCCAGGAGCGCCGGATGATCACGCTGTCCGACCTGACGCCGACTCAGGGTCGAGTATACGCGGACGAACTCGAGGGGCGAAAGTACGAACTCGAGCGAGGACTGGCCGAACCCCTCGTCGTCATCGACAACGCCGGCGAGTTGTTGCTCGCCGACGGCCACCACCGGGTGATGGCCGCTGATCGGATCGACCTCGATGAGATGGACGCCTACGTGATCGTGGTCGACCAGCGCCTCGATCTGGGGATGGCCAAAACGGCGAAAAAGGAGGGGCTCGAATCTATCTGCGACATCGAGGTGGTCGACTACGCGAGACATCCGCTGGTGGAGACGACGAAGCGATTGCAGTCGAGCGAGCAGTGA
- a CDS encoding NUDIX domain-containing protein produces MREDGFRDPPDPENDNCGVGDDPVTADGSTTTDGSIDVDVDAGSDDHVHADASVRGLIEDDGTYLLLKHDMPGGPIWGVPGGRARIGEDPRDALVREVYEETRLEVAIGDPLEAFAHTWADGEQGTVSVVFECAVVGGTVDIEANPNDDEPISEYVWLEPTALDDVPMEPELQRLLERYAN; encoded by the coding sequence ATGCGAGAGGACGGTTTCCGTGATCCACCTGACCCCGAAAATGACAATTGCGGTGTCGGCGACGACCCTGTTACCGCTGACGGTTCGACTACCACTGACGGCTCCATCGACGTCGACGTCGACGCTGGCAGCGACGACCACGTCCACGCAGACGCCTCCGTCCGCGGCCTAATCGAGGACGACGGCACCTACCTCCTCCTGAAACACGACATGCCGGGCGGGCCAATATGGGGCGTCCCCGGGGGCCGAGCGCGAATCGGCGAGGACCCTCGAGACGCCCTCGTCCGCGAGGTGTACGAGGAGACACGCCTCGAGGTCGCAATCGGCGACCCCCTCGAGGCGTTCGCCCACACCTGGGCTGACGGCGAGCAGGGCACCGTCTCCGTAGTCTTCGAGTGTGCGGTAGTCGGTGGAACAGTAGACATCGAGGCGAACCCGAACGACGACGAGCCCATATCTGAGTACGTCTGGCTCGAGCCCACAGCACTAGACGATGTGCCGATGGAACCTGAACTCCAGCGGCTCCTCGAGCGTTACGCGAACTGA
- a CDS encoding 3-hydroxyacyl-CoA dehydrogenase/enoyl-CoA hydratase family protein yields the protein MELEDINTIAVLGAGNMGHGIAEVAALAGYDVNLRDINEEFVQDGYDQIEWSLGKLAENDQITDEVADDTLERITPLVDVEESVADADVVIEAVPEKMDIKKDVYGEVEEYAPDHAIFGTNTSSLSITELSEVTNRPEQFCGMHFFNPPIRMPLVEVISGAHTADETLDLIEALAEDVDKSPVRVHKDSPGFIVNRVLVPLMNEAAWMVYEDEATVAEVDSTAKFDMGLPMGLFELTDQVGLDVGLHVQEYMHETLGEAYAPCPMTEEKVEAEELGKKTGKGVYDYEDGEGVQIPTDEGKEWISDRLLAVMADEVAQLIDDDVAGPDAIDEAMKLGAGFPDGPAKMADARGLADLFEALEDAYDESGAARHEPSDALSGFVDEGGFYGPSEDDGELEFETIRLEYPGNMVGHVVIDRPHRMNTISSELLSELSEAIDVLGDDDEVRSILITGEGEKAFSAGADVQSMAAGGADPIGAIELSKQGQDTFGKLESCDMPVVAGIDGYCLGGGMELATCADIRVASERSELGQPELNLGLIPGWGGTQRLKHIVGEGRAKEIILTADRYEAETMEDYGFVNEVVGNDELLEKALDLAEKLAGGPPIAQRFTKRAMLAGRDDTDAGLELEAAAFGHLMATDDLMTGITAFMSGEDAEFEGK from the coding sequence ATGGAACTGGAGGATATCAACACCATCGCAGTTCTCGGTGCGGGGAACATGGGCCACGGCATCGCCGAAGTGGCGGCGCTCGCCGGCTACGACGTGAACCTGCGCGACATCAACGAGGAGTTCGTCCAGGACGGCTACGACCAGATCGAGTGGTCGCTCGGAAAGCTTGCCGAAAACGACCAGATTACCGACGAAGTCGCCGACGACACCCTCGAGCGGATCACACCGCTGGTCGACGTGGAGGAGTCGGTCGCCGACGCCGACGTCGTCATCGAGGCCGTTCCCGAGAAGATGGACATCAAGAAGGACGTCTACGGCGAGGTCGAGGAGTACGCGCCCGACCACGCCATCTTCGGGACGAACACCTCCTCGCTGTCGATCACCGAACTGTCGGAGGTCACCAACCGACCCGAGCAGTTCTGCGGGATGCACTTCTTCAACCCGCCGATCCGGATGCCGCTGGTCGAGGTCATCTCCGGGGCTCACACCGCCGACGAAACGCTCGACCTGATCGAGGCGCTCGCCGAGGACGTCGACAAGTCGCCGGTCCGGGTCCACAAGGACAGCCCTGGTTTCATCGTGAACCGCGTGCTCGTCCCGCTGATGAACGAGGCCGCGTGGATGGTCTACGAGGACGAGGCCACCGTCGCCGAGGTCGACTCGACCGCGAAGTTCGACATGGGGCTCCCGATGGGCCTGTTCGAACTCACCGACCAGGTCGGTCTCGACGTGGGCTTGCACGTCCAGGAGTACATGCACGAGACCCTCGGCGAGGCGTACGCCCCGTGCCCGATGACCGAGGAGAAAGTTGAGGCCGAGGAACTCGGGAAGAAGACCGGCAAGGGCGTCTACGACTACGAGGACGGCGAGGGCGTCCAGATCCCGACCGACGAGGGCAAGGAGTGGATCTCCGACCGCCTGCTCGCCGTGATGGCCGACGAGGTGGCCCAGCTGATCGACGACGACGTGGCCGGTCCGGATGCCATCGACGAAGCGATGAAACTCGGCGCGGGCTTCCCGGACGGCCCGGCGAAGATGGCCGACGCTCGCGGCCTCGCCGACCTGTTCGAGGCCCTCGAGGACGCCTACGACGAGAGCGGTGCGGCCCGGCACGAACCCTCCGACGCGCTCAGCGGGTTCGTCGACGAGGGCGGCTTCTACGGGCCGAGTGAGGACGACGGCGAACTCGAGTTCGAGACCATCCGCCTCGAGTACCCCGGCAACATGGTCGGCCACGTCGTCATCGACCGGCCCCACCGGATGAACACGATCAGTTCGGAACTCCTCTCGGAACTGAGCGAAGCCATCGACGTCCTCGGAGACGACGACGAGGTGCGGTCGATCCTCATCACCGGCGAGGGCGAGAAGGCATTCTCCGCGGGCGCGGACGTCCAGAGTATGGCCGCGGGCGGGGCCGACCCGATCGGTGCTATCGAACTCTCGAAACAGGGTCAGGACACCTTCGGCAAGCTCGAGTCCTGTGACATGCCCGTCGTCGCCGGCATCGACGGCTACTGCCTCGGCGGCGGGATGGAACTGGCGACCTGCGCCGACATCCGGGTCGCCTCCGAGCGCTCGGAACTCGGTCAGCCAGAACTCAACCTCGGGTTGATTCCCGGCTGGGGCGGCACTCAGCGGCTCAAGCACATCGTCGGGGAGGGCCGCGCAAAGGAGATCATCCTCACGGCCGACCGCTACGAGGCCGAGACGATGGAAGACTACGGTTTCGTCAACGAGGTCGTGGGTAACGACGAACTGCTCGAGAAGGCCCTCGACCTCGCCGAGAAACTCGCCGGTGGCCCGCCGATCGCTCAGCGCTTCACCAAGCGCGCGATGCTCGCCGGCCGCGACGACACCGACGCGGGGCTCGAACTCGAGGCCGCGGCGTTCGGCCACCTGATGGCAACCGACGACCTCATGACGGGGATTACCGCGTTCATGAGCGGCGAGGACGCGGAATTCGAAGGCAAGTAA